In Heliangelus exortis chromosome Z, bHelExo1.hap1, whole genome shotgun sequence, a genomic segment contains:
- the RUSC2 gene encoding AP-4 complex accessory subunit RUSC2 isoform X2, which yields MDSPPKLTGETLIVHHIPLVHCQVPDRQCCSMNKRTNPFCQPELSITRTSALPDRDLSQTDSLVYSSFLQTSETSAEASDNKEGKARDLIAPSVSKRHNPFLLTEGEDLSIFGDDLGEKSFHLHNSLMSGKPPFHLHELALPPFHLHDSNDIVKSWNMASRSGVVDGQEDKISSDDIQKRNNANRCHQASECMELDECSCNRGSSSNFSFDVGDQEWNQNAGEPQRNQDALHSRTCSCSSSELQHCRCYSSSSQSEVIDQQMGYISDSSCNSSDGVLVNFSALYNKMNSHSRSNLNSANLSCDSSFCSHSDTGAFYLDLHSSPTESKMSCESHHPESSGKVCGCQHSSSPVLDANCNSYHLHCEPCTSESSDLTACFQSQARLIVATQNYYKLVTCDLSSQSSPSPAGSSITSCSEDHTKGSPAQPTEYYLFRRPDLRQEESNVECNEEEAKAEATKNMIEGQVYVNVSPPNLNTSRQRSRSYDQNLDRSPGSRLGSLERMVSCPVKLSESPAIPIQSSPPKRVTSFAELAKGRKKNGNSPPLRSNGDSSLEFSPIPETQRDCPTFLEERARRSQSLPPMPFINGLNQSCEGFCLNHAFGDSQALCSTKDLVSNENVPSGHGAGGGTDSKPVVRYSKDQRPTTLPIQPFVFQHHFSKPPKARALHSHFASSLSQLYSLSSHRPGSQQISSNSQSSATSAEPSGVAGSQAPGTLLTQRSVDGAASRSDGCSKKPGPETTRPSPLGSYSPVRCNVPFFQSGDSSSSPTTERAGESQPPRSRSCPISASLLPARSSPALSAVQPSQATKADAPRQKENPKPVPKKAVPLEPSPLLPEYQLHSGSLLPLSMGSMPLSRVGGHADPHWRSGSETSSSGPLSSMGIRPLNANHLSPQALKWREYRRRNPLGLDHVSGLPSLAGSLDRRQQEPRLNQGNPNFELPGALNTSHFHCKLNGQSMRQLQLTYTDFFPDYFSLAEKPPAEFCLSPDGNTESVSIDLLQKKGLVKAINTAVDLIVAHFGTSRDPGVKAKLGNSSVSPNVGHLILKYLCPAVRDILSDGLKAYVLDMIIGQRRNIPWSVVEASTQLGPSTKLLHSLYSKISQYTELTNHTMRFNAFIFGLLNIRSLEFWFNHLYNHEDIILAHYQPVGFLCLSHSVCQPLFEELLLLLQPLSLLPFNLDLLFEYHLMQMGKEQQQQKELLRVKQDLLLSAHSTLQLMRTRGSSEDPDGCSTTSDACRGVARDGTPGLSPQKDASERVKGVGASCGDGDREEEQRKVQESAWEGKKDKQAGWWYQLMQSSQIYIEGSTEGSKFTRCEKKKKDLNAVSKSVETCKAPPPREGVVEGAEACPIEEGTLEERPKAASKPSPEAVEESLEKPQQVLVSEEVKERSWPFWMGSPPDSVLTELKRSKEKGAQQRVGAAAAPQEESSTRASEDSQPIKWGHLFGSRKVQKEPKQPNRLPSGWLSLDKSVFQLVAQTVGASMWKEAAPELEPPQPEPPEMPPKVRAARGLSPHPPCEVKALCHHIATEAGQLSFNKGDILQVISKVDGDWLQCSLGSEKGLVPIMYVTHPEDEDY from the exons ATGGATAGTCCACCCAAACTGACTGGTGAGACGCTGATTGTCCATCACATTCCCCTGGTGCATTGCCAGGTCCCTGATAGACAGTGCTGCTCCATGAACAAGAGGACCAACCCCTTCTGCCAGCCAGAGCTCAGCATTACACGGACCTCTGCCCTTCCAGACAGAGACCTTTCACAGACTGACTCCTTGGTGTACAGCAGCTTTCTCCAGACCTCCGAAACCTCAGCTGAGGCCTCGGACAACAAAGAAGGCAAAGCAAGGGATTTGATTGCCCCCAGTGTCAGTAAGCGACACAACCCTTTCCTGCTGACTGAGGGTGAAGACCTCAGCATCTTTGGGGATGATTTGggtgaaaaatcttttcacCTTCACAACTCACTTATGTCTGGCAAACCTCCCTTTCATCTGCATGAGCTGGCCTTGCCCCCTTTCCACCTTCACGACTCCAACGACATTGTGAAATCCTGGaacatggccagcaggtccgGAGTGGTGGATGGGCAAGAAGACAAGATCAGCAGTGATGACATCCAGAAGAGGAACAATGCCAACAGGTGCCACCAGGCCTCAGAATGCATGGAGCTGGATGAATGCAGCTGCAATCGCGGCAGCTCCTCCAACTTCTCCTTTGATGTTGGTGACCAGGAGTGGAACCAGAACGCGGGTGAACCGCAGAGGAACCAGGATGCCCTGCACAGCCGGACATGCAGCTGTTCCAGCTCAGAGCTCCAGCACTGCCGGTGCTACAGTTCATCAAGTCAGTCTGAAGTGATTGACCAACAGATGGGCTACATCAGTGACTCTTCCTGCAACAGCTCTGATGGGGTTCTGGTGAACTTCAGTGCTCTCTACAACAAAATGAATAGCCATTCTCGATCCAACCTGAATTCTGCCAACCTGTCCTGTGActcttccttctgcagccacTCAGACACAGGAGCTTTTTACCTGGATTTGCATTCATCACCCACTGAATCCAAGATGTCTTGCGAGTCTCATCACCCAGAGAGTTCAGGGAAGGTGTGTGGGTGTCAGCACTCCTCCTCACCTGTCCTTGATGCTAACTGCAACTCCTACCACCTCCACTGTGAGCCTTGCACTTCAGAGAGCTCAGACCTCACTGCCTGCTTTCAGAGCCAAGCACGGCTGATTGTGGCTACTCAGAATTATTATAAGTTAGTCACGTGTGACTTGTCTTCCCAGTCATCCCCCAGTCCAGCAGGATCTTCAATAACTAGCTGCTCGGAAGACCACACCAAAGGtagccctgcccagcccactGAATACTATCTGTTTAGAAGGCCTGACCTGAGACAAGAAGAAAGCAATGTGGAGTGCAATGAAGAGGAAGCAAAGGCAGAAGCCACCAAGAACATGATCGAAGGTCAGGTCTACGTCAACGTTTCACCACCTAACCTCAACACAAGCCGGCAGCGCTCCAGAAGCTATGATCAGAACCTGGACAGGAGCCCTGGCAGCAGGCTGGGCTCCTTGGAGCGCATGGTGAGCTGCCCAGTCAAGCTGAGTGAAAGTCCAGCAATACCCATCCAGAGTTCCCCACCAAAGCGAGTGACATCTTTTGCTGAGCTGGCTAAAGGCCGGAAAAAGAATGGCAACTCCCCACCACTCCGGTCCAACGGTGATTCCTCCTTGGAGTTCTCCCCTATCCCTGAGACACAACGGGATTGCCCAACCTTCCTTGAAGAAAGAGCTCGCCGCAGCCAGAGTCTTCCACCCATGCCCTTCATCAATGGCCTGAACCAGAGCTGTGAGGGCTTCTGTTTGAATCATGCTTTTGGAGACAGCCAGGCTTTGTGTTCCACCAAAGACTTGGTCTCCAATGAGAATGTCCCCAGTGGGCATGGGGCAG GTGGTGGCACAGACAGCAAGCCTGTGGTGCGCTACAGCAAGGACCAGCGTCCCACCACTCTGCCCATCCAGCCCTTTGTTTTCCAACACCATTTCAGCAAGCCGCCCAAGGCCCGTGCCCTGCACAGCCATTTTGCCTCCAGCCTTTCCCAACTTTACAGCTTGTCCAGCCATCGGCCTGGCAGCCAGCAGATCTCTTCCAATTCCCAGTCTTCAGCCACCTCGGCAGAGCCGTCGGGAGTGGCGGGGAGCCAAGCTCCCGGCACGCTGCTGACCCAGCGCTCGGTGGATGGAGCTGCCTCCCGCAGTGATGGCTGCAGTAAGAAGCCTGGTCCCGAGACAACCCGGCCGTCTCCCCTGGGGAGTTACTCTCCTGTGAGATGCAACGTGCCTTTCTTCCAAAGCGGGgactcctcttcctcacccacCACCGAGAGAGCTGGAGAGAGCCAGCCCCCCAGGAGCAGGTCGTGCCCCATCTCTGCCAGCCTGCTTCCTGCCAGGTCTTCCCCTGCTCTCAGTGCCGTGCAGCCCTCCCAGGCCACCAAAGCTGATGCCCCGAGGCAAAAGGAGAACCCCAAGCCAGTTCCCAAGAAGGCGGTGCCGCTGGAGCCAAGCCCACTGCTGCCCGAGTACCAGCTGCACAGTGggtccctcctgcccctctcgATGGGCAGTATGCCCCTGAGCAGAGTAGGAGGCCATGCAGATCCCCACTGGAGAAGTGGCAGTGAGACCAGCAGCTCTGGTCCCCTGAGCAGCATGGGAATACGGCCCCTCAATG CGAACCACCTCTCCCCCCAAGCACTGAAGTGGCGCGAGTACAGGCGGAGGAACCCCCTGGGTCTGGACCATGTTTCGGGGCTGCCCAGCTTGGCAGGCAGCCTAGACCGCAGGCAGCAAGAGCCTCGGCTGAACCAGGGGAACCCCAACTTTGAGCTCCCTGGCGCTCTCAACACCAGCCATTTCCACTGCAAACTGAACG GACAGTCTATGAGGCAACTCCAGCTTACCTACACTGACTTCTTCCCTGACTACTTCTCGCTAGCAGAGAAGCCCCCTGCTGAGTTCTGCCTCTCCCCAGATGGCAACACAGAGTCTGTCTCCATTGACTTGCTGCAGAAGAAAG GTCTGGTGAAGGCAATCAACACTGCTGTTGACCTGATTGTGGCTCACTTTGGAACCAGCAGGGATCCAGGAGTGAAG GCTAAACTTGGGAACAGCTCTGTGAGCCCCAATGTTGGGCATCTCATCCTGAAATATCTATGCCCTGCTGTCCGGGATATCCTGAGTGATGGGCTCAAGGCTTATGTCCTGGACATGATCATTGGCCAGCGGAGGAACATCCCCTGGAGCGTGGTGGAGGCATCCACCCAGCTTG GCCCCTCTACCAAGTTGCTGCACAGCCTCTATAGCAAGATCAGCCAGTACACGGAGCTCACCAACCACACCATGAGGTTCAACGCATTCATCTTTGGCCTCCTCAA tATCCGATCCTTGGAGTTCTGGTTCAACCACCTCTACAACCATGAAG ATATCATCCTGGCACACTACCAGCCAGTGGGCTTCTTGTGCCTGTCTCATAGTGTGTGCCAGCCTCTTTTTGaggagctcctgctcctgctccagcctctctccctgctgcccttcAACCTAGACCTCCTTTTTGAGTACCACCTGATGCAGATGGGCaaagagcaacagcagcaaaaggagcTGCTGCGTGTGAAGCAGgacctgctgctctctgcacaCTCCACCCTGCAGCTGATGCGGACACGGGGCAGCAGCGAGGATCCTGATGGCTGCAGCACCACATCTGATGCCTGCAGGGGGGTTGCCAGAGATGGCACACCAGGGCTCAGCCCCCAGAAAGATGCCAGTGAGAGGGTCAAGGGTGTGGGGGCCTCCTGCGGTGATGGTGAcagggaggaagagcagaggaaggtgCAAGAGAGTGCgtgggaggggaagaaggacAAGCAGGCTGGCTGGTGGTACCAGCTCATGCAGAGCTCTCAGATTTACATCGAGGGCTCAACTGAAGGTTCAAAGTTCACCCGCTgtgagaagaagaagaaggattTGAATGCTGTGTCCAAGTCAGTGGAGACCTGCAAGGCACCACCCCCTCGCGAAGGGGTGGTGGAGGGTGCAGAAGCTTGCCCTATTGAGGAGGGTACCTTGGAGGAGAGGCCCAAGGCTGCCAGCAAGCCAAGCCCTGAAGCTGTGGAAGAGTCTTTGGAAAAGCCCCAGCAGGTTCTGGTCAGTGAGGAGGTGAAGGAACGAAGCTGGCCCTTCTGGATGGGCAGCCCCCCAGACTCGGTCCTTACAGAGCTGAAGCgcagcaaggagaagggggCTCAGCAAAGAGtgggtgcagcagcagcccctcaAGAGGAGAGCAGCACCAGAGCATCAGAGGACAGCCAGCCCATCAAGTGGGGACACCTTTTTGGGTCCAGAAAGGTGCAAAAAGAGCCCAAGCAGCCTAACAG GTTGCCCTCTGGCTGGCTGAGCTTGGACAAGTCTGTATTCCAGCTGGTGGCCCAGACAGTGGGGGCAAGCATGTGGAaagaagcagctcctgagctggAACCTCCCCAGCCAGAGCCACCTGAAATGCCCCCCAAGGTGCGGGCAGCCCGGGGGCTGTCTCCACACCCTCCCTG tGAGGTGAAAGCTCTTTGCCATCACATTGCCACCGAGGCAGGACAGCTGAGTTTCAACAAAGGGGATATTCTGCAGGTCATCTCCAAAGTGGATGGTGACTGGCTTCAGTGCAGCCTCGGCTCCGAGAAGGGACTGGTGCCCATCATGTACGTCACCCACCCGGAGGATGAGGACTATTGA